In one Zobellia galactanivorans genomic region, the following are encoded:
- a CDS encoding alpha/beta hydrolase: MKGKVLIVLALFFALEFHAQKENSAGFVPPKEMVYKIVDGDTLKMQFLYPEKIKQKKAYPAIVFFFGGGWNGGTITQFEDQAKYFASRGMIGVLVDYRVKSRHGTTPFEAVSDAKSAMRFVRANAHKFHIDPNKIVASGGSAGGHLAAATATLDRLDEATDDLSISAKPNALVLYNPVIDNGPEGFEYKRMGGRHMEISPMHNIKGGTPPTIIFLGTKDALIPVATIEKYKTKMEAVGSRCDIFLYKDQTHGFFNKPRSNGEFYVKTTREADIFLKSIGYLKGKPKI, encoded by the coding sequence ATGAAGGGAAAGGTTTTAATAGTTTTAGCGTTGTTTTTTGCATTGGAGTTCCATGCCCAAAAAGAAAATAGTGCAGGGTTTGTTCCTCCTAAGGAGATGGTTTATAAAATTGTGGATGGCGACACGCTAAAGATGCAATTTCTATATCCCGAAAAGATCAAGCAAAAAAAAGCATACCCTGCGATAGTATTCTTTTTTGGAGGGGGATGGAATGGCGGTACCATTACACAATTTGAAGACCAGGCCAAATACTTTGCCTCTAGGGGTATGATCGGGGTTTTGGTCGATTATCGCGTAAAATCAAGGCACGGAACCACACCCTTTGAAGCGGTCAGCGATGCAAAATCGGCTATGAGGTTCGTAAGGGCCAATGCTCATAAATTCCATATAGACCCGAATAAAATAGTCGCCTCCGGAGGTTCTGCCGGTGGGCATTTGGCGGCCGCCACGGCAACCCTTGACAGATTGGACGAAGCTACCGACGACCTTTCCATAAGCGCAAAACCCAATGCCTTGGTGCTTTACAATCCCGTGATCGATAATGGTCCGGAGGGATTTGAGTACAAACGAATGGGAGGGCGGCACATGGAAATCTCCCCAATGCACAATATTAAAGGGGGAACCCCTCCTACGATTATTTTTTTAGGAACAAAGGATGCCCTGATACCGGTAGCTACCATAGAAAAATATAAGACGAAAATGGAGGCGGTAGGAAGCCGCTGCGATATCTTTTTGTACAAAGACCAAACCCATGGATTTTTTAATAAGCCCAGAAGTAATGGCGAATTTTATGTCAAAACGACCCGTGAGGCCGATATATTTTTGAAATCCATTGGCTACCTAAAAGGAAAACCGAAAATTTAA
- a CDS encoding sulfatase-like hydrolase/transferase has translation MEERRIGAIKILVALLGCGLLISCKTTKEEGHAKKLEQPNIIVLLCDDLGYGDLSSYGHPLIETPNLDALAESGIKLTSFYSTAPVCSPSRIGLLTGRSPNRAGLYDFIVGGNTPREDLKDVVHLRAEEETIPALLKEVGYSTCLVGKWHGSSLFNSEKQPQPDHFGFEHWFATHNNASPTHKNPKNFVRNGSKVGPLEGYSSQLIVDEAIDWLDKKEGDSPFFLEVAFHEPHEPIASPETLVKKYLAFTDIKEEAEFFANVENVDIAVGRLMAYLKEKGLDKNTLVVFTSDNGPETLNRYPKAKRSFGSPGDLRGMKLWTNEAGFRVPCIINWLGKDTYNGTTDAVISALDFLPTFSELAGAGLPQKELDGQSIASFLKTGTIERQKPLVWSFYNALNEHVVAMRKGDWKIMARLKTEEGYLPKILNIHSGNEALVKKAKLSDFVLYHLKEDIGESQEVSKKHPELFERMKTELVQEYEELLDDSHIWARN, from the coding sequence ATGGAAGAGAGACGTATTGGCGCTATAAAAATACTTGTTGCACTCTTAGGCTGTGGACTTTTAATTTCCTGTAAAACGACCAAAGAAGAAGGTCATGCGAAGAAATTGGAACAGCCGAATATCATTGTACTTTTATGCGATGACCTAGGGTATGGCGACCTCTCTTCCTACGGCCATCCCTTGATAGAAACCCCTAATTTAGACGCATTGGCGGAGTCAGGTATCAAACTGACCAGCTTTTATTCGACCGCTCCCGTTTGCTCGCCTTCGAGAATCGGACTTTTAACCGGGAGAAGTCCCAATAGGGCCGGGTTGTACGATTTTATTGTTGGGGGAAATACCCCAAGGGAAGACCTGAAGGATGTGGTGCATTTAAGGGCCGAAGAGGAAACTATTCCGGCCTTGCTCAAAGAGGTCGGATACAGTACCTGTTTGGTGGGGAAATGGCACGGTAGCTCACTGTTTAACTCTGAAAAACAACCACAACCGGACCACTTCGGTTTTGAACATTGGTTCGCGACCCATAACAATGCCTCACCTACACATAAAAACCCTAAGAATTTTGTACGTAATGGTTCCAAGGTTGGCCCCTTAGAGGGCTATAGTAGCCAACTGATCGTAGACGAGGCCATAGATTGGCTCGATAAAAAGGAGGGTGACAGTCCATTCTTTCTTGAGGTAGCTTTTCATGAGCCGCATGAGCCCATAGCTTCCCCGGAAACACTGGTCAAGAAATATCTCGCGTTTACGGATATTAAGGAGGAAGCCGAGTTTTTTGCCAATGTTGAAAATGTAGATATTGCCGTGGGGCGTTTGATGGCCTACTTAAAAGAAAAGGGATTGGATAAAAATACCTTGGTCGTTTTTACTTCGGATAATGGGCCTGAGACCTTAAATAGGTATCCCAAGGCCAAACGTTCTTTTGGTTCCCCAGGCGATTTAAGGGGAATGAAGTTATGGACCAACGAAGCGGGTTTTAGGGTGCCTTGTATCATCAACTGGTTAGGAAAGGATACGTATAACGGTACTACGGATGCGGTCATATCGGCCTTGGATTTCTTGCCTACTTTTTCTGAATTGGCAGGCGCAGGCTTACCTCAAAAGGAATTGGACGGACAATCAATTGCCTCCTTTCTAAAAACGGGTACTATCGAGCGCCAAAAACCACTGGTGTGGAGTTTTTACAATGCCCTTAACGAACATGTGGTGGCCATGCGTAAGGGCGATTGGAAAATAATGGCCCGACTCAAAACGGAAGAGGGCTACCTGCCAAAGATTCTTAATATCCATAGCGGAAATGAAGCCTTGGTAAAAAAGGCGAAGCTCTCAGATTTTGTCTTGTACCATTTAAAGGAAGATATTGGGGAAAGTCAAGAAGTGTCGAAAAAGCATCCTGAACTTTTCGAACGGATGAAAACGGAACTGGTTCAAGAATACGAAGAGCTGCTGGACGATAGCCATATTTGGGCCCGTAATTAA
- a CDS encoding sulfatase family protein yields the protein MKNKFFVFAITMLLFAPNPSFGFQQPQKKKNNLNLKKLKGHAKRNVIFILTDDHRYDFMGFTGKVPWLKTPNMDKMAAEGAHMKNAFVTTSLCSPSRASILTGEYSHVHTIVDNVAPNPGNLTFFPEYLQKAGYQTSFFGKWHMGDHNDSPRPGFDHWESFAGQGDYYAPNLNINGKNIQYDKDTYVTDLLTEHAVDWLDKRDVDKPFFMYLSHKAVHAMFKPAKRHEGMYAGKKIEKPDSYTQTIGSAYKKLNWPEWVKKQRDSWHGVDYMYHGRADGTFDDLVQRYCETLMGVDESVGAVMDWLKTNGLDESTMVIYMGDNGFSWGEHGLIDKRHFYEESVKVPMLVRCPEIFEGGQTIERMVQNVDIAPTILECAGLEKPDHMPGKSFVQLLKGDENNWRDKIFYEYYFEYDFPMTPTVFGVRTDKYKYIRYNGIWDTNELYDIENDPNEIVNLIDKPELQPMIKEFANSLYDWLEDSDGMQIPLKRNVYHRIGDYEHPNQY from the coding sequence ATGAAAAATAAGTTTTTTGTTTTCGCAATTACCATGTTGCTGTTTGCCCCCAATCCTAGTTTCGGATTTCAACAGCCACAAAAGAAAAAAAACAACCTGAACCTAAAGAAACTCAAGGGCCACGCAAAGCGCAATGTCATTTTTATCTTGACCGATGACCACCGCTACGATTTTATGGGCTTTACGGGAAAGGTGCCTTGGTTGAAGACTCCTAATATGGATAAGATGGCGGCGGAAGGTGCACATATGAAAAATGCCTTTGTAACTACGTCTTTATGTTCGCCAAGTAGGGCTAGTATCCTAACGGGAGAATATTCACATGTGCATACCATAGTGGATAATGTGGCGCCCAACCCGGGAAACCTGACCTTCTTCCCTGAATACCTTCAAAAAGCAGGATATCAAACCTCCTTTTTTGGAAAATGGCATATGGGGGATCACAATGATAGTCCGAGACCCGGTTTTGACCATTGGGAAAGTTTTGCGGGGCAGGGAGATTACTACGCGCCCAACCTTAACATCAACGGAAAGAACATACAGTACGATAAAGACACCTATGTGACCGATCTATTGACCGAACACGCGGTCGATTGGTTGGATAAAAGGGATGTCGATAAACCCTTTTTTATGTACCTCTCGCACAAGGCCGTACACGCCATGTTTAAGCCGGCCAAACGCCATGAGGGCATGTACGCGGGTAAAAAAATAGAAAAACCCGACTCTTACACCCAAACCATCGGTAGTGCCTATAAAAAGTTGAACTGGCCGGAATGGGTGAAAAAGCAACGCGATAGCTGGCATGGTGTAGATTATATGTACCACGGTAGGGCCGATGGCACTTTTGATGACTTGGTACAGCGCTATTGCGAAACCTTAATGGGGGTTGATGAAAGCGTGGGTGCGGTCATGGATTGGCTAAAGACCAATGGCCTCGATGAATCTACCATGGTCATTTATATGGGGGATAATGGATTTAGTTGGGGGGAACACGGCCTGATAGACAAGCGTCATTTTTACGAAGAATCGGTTAAGGTGCCTATGTTGGTACGTTGTCCTGAAATTTTTGAAGGAGGACAGACCATAGAGCGCATGGTTCAGAACGTAGATATAGCCCCAACTATTTTAGAGTGTGCCGGTCTTGAAAAACCCGATCATATGCCGGGTAAATCATTTGTTCAATTGCTTAAAGGAGACGAAAACAACTGGCGCGACAAAATATTCTATGAGTATTATTTTGAATACGATTTCCCCATGACGCCGACGGTTTTTGGCGTTCGTACGGATAAGTACAAATACATACGTTACAATGGCATTTGGGATACGAACGAGCTTTACGATATAGAAAACGATCCCAATGAAATCGTCAACCTTATCGATAAACCCGAATTACAACCCATGATAAAGGAGTTTGCCAATAGCCTCTACGACTGGTTGGAAGATAGCGACGGTATGCAAATCCCTTTGAAAAGGAATGTCTACCACAGAATAGGGGATTACGAACACCCGAATCAGTATTAA
- a CDS encoding heparinase II/III domain-containing protein → MKQVKGKKMWFAICMVWVSVMAMAQSTAHPRIYVTDQERAVFVKSLESVEWKKELVNTKKERLAKYISYWEKDPEWLVSRLQMNWNTKHDKVFLKGGDFSHSKGKAPVPTVRYSGTRDWATDYERPKLEEVQPYFDDPRGLYLRHKEGGKMEWVHPSRSGFAIDKINEQIMELVADAAFLYWLTGEQKYADFAAPVFFTYMEGMYYRDAPIDLEKSEQANISGLATFEVIHEGIVVSLVTTYDFLYNYFKANKKDLHTSVAVFQKWGDQIIKKGIPDNNWNLFQARFLTYIGLVLEGNQNYKNGKGQEYFLDHTFNISTDRQIAIKESLLVYDQENAMWPECASYSVHVITTFLRIFTLLDHATNANEFANFPIVERAALASFQYLFPSGYTVGFGDSHHKMLPPENFELLVANYRKYGQVEKEKLISGLLSQMVNEGVYDRRAKDFFELFFYTDHLIENHSKEDVNTDKLVSPTFYAPNVSMLNQRMGKGENAVMASIVGSFGNHAHANGISLELYANNYVLGTDMGRGPSYWHDDHRNFYSRFPAHNTVVVDGQSDYAAMRTYFPFKLENVFPKSGERPSFDKVTFSNVSFVEPKTVSDQQRFTAVIASNTKKPYVIDVFRSKKQKGGRQKHEYIYHNLGQSLELFDVKNNPLKTMPTDELSSIKGDLKGYDYFTDKTKTINSGDIRAIFTLKSSESPDNFMKLWVKGSENQTLYKVNSPKSNALSEGTAPKEVLEKPIPTLILKRDEAAWEHPFAVIFNPFMEGEANPIANVSFSSVPEYPNTQIIDVLLNDKTTLDRTVLNASESDVVSKDGFYQKGFLSILRTTHNEADIEFMFLSGMEKFESHGWDIVSSGSPFSFTLEKAPNGYAVSNDKPITINMPLPKEGSQPEIHLFEDGKLVASRKGTTNRNNSGQVVFKLSKSYDKVLITY, encoded by the coding sequence ATGAAGCAAGTAAAAGGAAAAAAAATGTGGTTTGCCATTTGTATGGTATGGGTTTCGGTTATGGCCATGGCACAAAGCACGGCGCATCCAAGAATTTACGTAACCGATCAAGAAAGAGCGGTTTTTGTAAAATCTTTGGAAAGTGTTGAATGGAAGAAGGAACTGGTCAATACGAAGAAGGAGCGATTGGCAAAGTATATTTCCTATTGGGAAAAGGATCCCGAATGGTTGGTTTCACGGCTTCAAATGAACTGGAACACCAAACATGATAAAGTCTTTTTAAAAGGCGGTGATTTTTCACATTCCAAAGGAAAGGCTCCCGTTCCCACGGTGAGGTATTCGGGTACACGTGATTGGGCAACGGATTACGAGCGTCCGAAATTGGAAGAGGTGCAACCCTACTTCGACGACCCTCGGGGCCTGTATCTAAGGCATAAGGAAGGCGGAAAAATGGAATGGGTACACCCTTCCCGATCAGGCTTTGCCATCGATAAGATCAACGAACAGATCATGGAACTCGTGGCGGATGCCGCTTTTTTGTACTGGCTTACCGGCGAACAAAAATATGCCGATTTTGCCGCCCCCGTTTTCTTTACCTATATGGAGGGAATGTACTATAGGGATGCGCCCATAGATCTTGAAAAATCGGAACAGGCCAACATTTCGGGCCTCGCCACTTTTGAAGTCATTCACGAAGGCATTGTGGTCTCCTTGGTAACCACCTACGATTTTCTCTACAATTACTTTAAGGCGAATAAAAAAGACCTCCATACTTCGGTGGCCGTATTCCAAAAATGGGGCGACCAGATTATCAAGAAGGGAATTCCCGATAATAACTGGAACCTATTCCAAGCCAGGTTTCTTACCTACATCGGTTTGGTGCTAGAGGGAAATCAAAATTACAAGAACGGAAAGGGACAGGAGTATTTTTTAGACCATACTTTCAATATATCTACGGATCGGCAAATTGCCATCAAGGAAAGCTTGTTGGTTTATGACCAAGAAAATGCCATGTGGCCCGAGTGCGCCTCGTATTCGGTTCATGTAATCACTACCTTTTTACGCATATTCACTTTATTGGACCATGCTACCAATGCCAATGAGTTTGCCAATTTCCCTATTGTGGAAAGGGCGGCCTTGGCTTCTTTTCAGTATTTGTTTCCGAGTGGGTATACCGTTGGCTTTGGCGATTCCCACCATAAAATGCTTCCCCCGGAAAACTTTGAACTTTTGGTGGCCAACTATAGAAAGTACGGTCAAGTGGAAAAGGAGAAATTGATATCGGGACTCCTATCGCAAATGGTAAATGAGGGGGTATATGACCGAAGGGCGAAAGATTTCTTTGAACTGTTTTTCTATACGGATCATTTGATCGAGAACCATTCAAAGGAAGATGTAAACACCGATAAGCTCGTGTCGCCCACCTTTTATGCGCCTAATGTAAGTATGCTCAACCAGCGCATGGGAAAGGGAGAAAATGCGGTAATGGCATCTATAGTTGGGTCTTTTGGTAACCATGCCCACGCCAATGGCATTTCATTGGAGTTGTATGCGAACAATTACGTTTTGGGTACCGATATGGGGCGCGGACCGAGTTATTGGCATGATGACCATAGGAATTTTTATTCCCGTTTTCCGGCCCATAACACCGTAGTGGTCGATGGTCAATCGGATTATGCGGCCATGCGTACCTATTTTCCTTTTAAGCTGGAGAATGTGTTTCCGAAATCAGGGGAAAGACCTTCTTTTGATAAAGTAACTTTTTCGAACGTGTCCTTTGTTGAACCTAAGACGGTTTCCGACCAGCAACGCTTTACGGCGGTAATTGCTTCCAACACTAAAAAACCATATGTAATCGATGTATTTCGCTCTAAAAAACAAAAGGGAGGAAGGCAGAAGCACGAATATATCTATCATAACCTAGGGCAATCGTTAGAGCTTTTTGACGTAAAAAATAACCCCTTAAAAACAATGCCTACAGATGAACTGTCTTCTATCAAAGGGGATTTAAAGGGCTATGATTATTTTACGGATAAGACGAAAACGATCAATTCTGGGGATATTCGAGCCATTTTTACCCTAAAAAGCAGTGAAAGTCCCGATAATTTCATGAAACTATGGGTCAAGGGAAGTGAAAACCAAACTTTGTATAAGGTCAATTCGCCAAAATCGAATGCCCTTAGTGAGGGTACCGCTCCTAAAGAGGTTCTTGAAAAACCCATACCGACCTTAATCTTGAAAAGGGACGAAGCGGCTTGGGAGCATCCCTTCGCGGTAATTTTCAATCCGTTTATGGAAGGGGAGGCCAACCCCATAGCAAATGTGTCTTTTTCGTCTGTGCCCGAGTACCCGAACACGCAGATTATCGATGTGTTGTTAAACGATAAAACCACCTTGGACCGAACGGTTTTAAATGCCTCGGAAAGCGATGTGGTATCTAAAGACGGTTTCTATCAAAAAGGATTCTTGTCCATTTTACGGACGACCCATAACGAGGCCGATATCGAATTCATGTTTTTGTCGGGAATGGAAAAGTTTGAATCGCATGGCTGGGATATCGTTTCATCGGGAAGCCCATTTTCCTTTACACTGGAAAAGGCTCCAAATGGGTATGCCGTTAGCAATGATAAGCCCATAACCATCAACATGCCCCTGCCAAAGGAGGGAAGTCAACCTGAAATACACTTGTTCGAAGATGGCAAGCTCGTAGCGAGCAGAAAGGGAACCACCAATAGGAATAACTCGGGCCAAGTCGTGTTTAAGCTTTCCAAAAGCTACGACAAGGTTTTGATTACATATTAA
- a CDS encoding PDZ domain-containing protein, with protein sequence MQKLNKILFLVGFIALLFSCTQEEKPIEIYVSQTAENEKGDGLSYTTVAEAVQKTSELKENSPEAHIIINILPGTYYLSESITIPPSLSNLTIKGTSASEVTLKGAAPIQLDWQKYKDHMYVADVGQVSSFDQFVVNGKPQVLARYPNYDEAAQYWQGFAEDALSKERVASWKNPVGTYFHALHGGRWGGFHFRITGIDADGNPVFEGGHQNNRASKPHKVFRMVENVFEELDSPGEWYLNTEENKLYYWPLDDMDLNTAQFEVSVLKNLIQLTGTLENPVRNVTIEGVKFENSQRTFMDEYEPLLRSDWTIYRGGAVFLEGTEDCKVTNNEFTNLGGNVILASKYNKNLEIKGNHIHDSGASAISFIGDPSAVRSPSFNYKEFVPVSEMDTVSGPKNELFPRECLVEDNLIYRIGRIEKQTAGVQISMAMDITVRHNSIYDVPRAGINIGDGTWGGHILEYNDVFNTVLETSDHGSFNSWGRDRFWHPKRAVMDSLTDANPNMWKWDAVHTTIIRNNRFRCDHGWDIDLDDGSSNYHIYNNLLLNNGLKLREGFARVAENNIMVNNSLHPHVWFKNSQDVFRHNIVQKAYQDIRLDGWGKELDYNLFPNEVSMMKSRLYDRDLNSAYGDPLFKDPAHLDFSVLENSPAFKIGFKNFPMDKFGVQKAELKALAKTPEVPNLNEKTKEGAETAPVMTWLRNKLKNVSSKEEQSAYGLNTAEGVIVLNVWEQSPAVLNKGLKAGDVIVQANGKRLKGIRDFINVVMETKTQEKLDITVVRNQSEIQLSIRTK encoded by the coding sequence ATGCAAAAACTCAATAAAATACTATTTCTAGTCGGCTTTATAGCTCTTCTTTTTTCGTGTACTCAAGAAGAGAAACCCATAGAGATTTATGTTTCCCAAACTGCGGAAAATGAAAAGGGCGATGGCCTCAGTTATACGACCGTTGCGGAAGCGGTTCAAAAAACATCGGAATTAAAAGAAAATAGCCCAGAAGCCCATATAATTATAAATATTCTCCCCGGAACCTATTACTTGTCGGAATCGATTACCATACCTCCTTCATTGAGTAATTTGACCATTAAGGGTACGAGTGCGTCGGAAGTGACTTTAAAAGGGGCGGCGCCCATACAATTGGATTGGCAGAAATATAAAGACCATATGTATGTAGCCGATGTGGGGCAAGTCTCAAGTTTCGACCAATTTGTGGTCAATGGGAAACCACAGGTTCTGGCCCGATATCCCAATTACGATGAAGCCGCACAGTATTGGCAGGGTTTTGCCGAAGATGCCTTGTCCAAAGAACGTGTGGCATCATGGAAGAACCCGGTTGGAACCTATTTTCACGCCTTACATGGTGGTAGATGGGGCGGTTTCCATTTTCGAATTACAGGTATTGACGCCGACGGGAACCCGGTTTTTGAAGGCGGACATCAAAACAATAGGGCCTCTAAACCGCACAAAGTATTCCGAATGGTAGAGAATGTCTTTGAGGAATTGGATAGCCCGGGAGAATGGTACCTGAATACAGAAGAAAACAAGCTCTACTACTGGCCTTTGGACGATATGGATTTGAATACGGCCCAATTTGAGGTTTCCGTACTAAAAAATTTAATTCAGCTTACGGGTACCTTAGAGAACCCGGTAAGGAATGTCACCATAGAAGGGGTGAAGTTTGAGAATTCGCAACGCACCTTTATGGACGAATATGAGCCTCTCTTAAGAAGCGATTGGACGATATACCGAGGCGGCGCCGTTTTCTTGGAGGGAACGGAGGATTGCAAGGTGACCAATAACGAATTCACGAACCTTGGCGGTAATGTAATCTTGGCAAGTAAGTATAATAAAAACCTTGAGATCAAGGGAAATCATATTCATGATTCGGGGGCCAGTGCCATATCCTTTATAGGCGATCCGTCGGCAGTACGTTCACCGTCCTTTAATTATAAAGAGTTTGTTCCGGTAAGCGAAATGGATACCGTGTCGGGTCCTAAAAACGAACTTTTCCCAAGGGAATGCTTGGTAGAGGATAACCTCATTTACAGAATAGGAAGAATAGAAAAGCAAACGGCTGGCGTTCAAATTTCCATGGCTATGGATATTACCGTTCGGCACAATAGCATATACGATGTGCCCAGGGCGGGCATCAATATTGGTGACGGTACTTGGGGCGGACATATTTTGGAATACAATGATGTGTTCAATACCGTATTGGAGACCAGTGATCATGGGTCTTTCAATTCGTGGGGGAGAGATAGGTTTTGGCACCCCAAAAGAGCGGTGATGGACAGTTTGACCGATGCGAACCCCAATATGTGGAAATGGGATGCCGTGCATACCACTATCATTAGGAATAACCGCTTTCGTTGTGACCACGGTTGGGATATTGATTTAGACGATGGGTCTTCCAATTACCATATCTACAACAATTTACTGTTGAACAATGGCTTAAAACTAAGGGAAGGATTTGCTAGGGTCGCAGAGAATAACATTATGGTCAACAACTCCCTGCATCCCCATGTATGGTTTAAAAACAGCCAAGATGTATTCCGGCACAACATTGTCCAAAAGGCCTATCAAGATATAAGGCTAGACGGTTGGGGAAAGGAATTGGACTATAATTTGTTCCCTAATGAAGTAAGTATGATGAAATCTAGACTGTATGATAGGGACTTGAACAGTGCTTATGGAGACCCCTTGTTCAAGGATCCCGCACACCTTGACTTTTCCGTTCTAGAAAATTCGCCTGCTTTCAAAATCGGATTTAAAAATTTCCCGATGGACAAATTTGGCGTGCAAAAGGCCGAGTTGAAAGCGCTTGCCAAAACACCTGAAGTCCCTAATTTGAATGAAAAAACGAAGGAGGGGGCGGAAACGGCACCGGTTATGACCTGGTTGCGGAACAAGTTGAAAAACGTCTCCTCAAAAGAAGAGCAGTCGGCCTACGGTCTTAACACGGCCGAAGGTGTCATCGTTTTAAATGTTTGGGAGCAAAGTCCGGCCGTACTGAACAAGGGCCTAAAAGCGGGGGATGTAATCGTACAGGCCAATGGGAAAAGGCTAAAAGGAATAAGGGACTTCATCAATGTCGTTATGGAAACGAAGACCCAAGAAAAATTAGACATTACCGTAGTTAGAAATCAATCGGAAATACAATTATCTATTAGAACCAAGTAA
- a CDS encoding alpha-L-fucosidase encodes MKVIVKSILFAFVAILTLGKGLAQDKEVKKLSDDERMAWWRDAKFGMFIHWGVYSIPGGERNGEICGGGAEWIMDKLDYTIEEYEKLPPVFDPVKFDADEWVAMAKDAGMKYIVITSKHHDGFGLWDSKVSDYDIMDSSPFKRDVIKELSDACKKQDIVFCFYHSIVDWHHPQAQGNLFPNYNAGQKDQTVVNPEFPEYFKNYLKPQVKELLTNYGDIGVVWFDGDWIADYTTEMGKEMYDFIREIQPNTIINNRVDKGRMGMEGMDREGNFAGDFGTPEQEIPATGIDSDWESCMTMNGSWGYKPSDKNWKSSKKLIQNLVDIVSKGGNFLLNIGPDGLGQFPPESVERLKEIGDWTDVNGEAIYGSSASPYDRPEWGRYTIKDDILYAHVFDWPKDGQLVINRDIQLQRASLLADGTKLKAGLTDKGLTIQLPKTAPDAAVSVIKMTLLTKDDWANFGKYRADNEQLQAPSKKEDRVVFMGNSITEGWGKHHAEFFTENPSYINRGISGQTTTQMLLRFRPDVIDLKPKAVVILAGTNDIAGNRGPISNDMIAKNIFSMAELAKANGIKVVLASALPANSYSWSPSIAPADQIIELNKRIKAYADKNKIVYLDYYTPMVDGEKGLKSEYGRDSVHPNLEGYKVMEPLVKEAIKKALK; translated from the coding sequence ATGAAAGTAATAGTAAAATCAATTTTGTTCGCATTTGTTGCGATATTGACTTTGGGAAAGGGCCTGGCCCAAGATAAGGAAGTAAAAAAACTGTCTGATGATGAACGTATGGCCTGGTGGCGCGATGCCAAATTTGGAATGTTCATCCATTGGGGCGTCTATTCCATTCCCGGAGGGGAAAGAAACGGAGAAATCTGTGGAGGGGGTGCCGAATGGATTATGGACAAGTTAGATTATACCATTGAGGAGTACGAAAAATTACCTCCTGTATTCGACCCCGTTAAGTTCGATGCCGATGAATGGGTTGCTATGGCCAAGGATGCCGGAATGAAGTATATCGTAATCACTTCAAAACACCATGATGGTTTTGGTCTGTGGGACTCTAAGGTGTCAGATTATGATATCATGGATTCGTCACCTTTTAAGCGAGACGTGATCAAGGAGTTGTCGGATGCCTGTAAAAAGCAGGATATCGTTTTCTGTTTCTATCACTCCATCGTAGACTGGCATCATCCTCAGGCGCAGGGCAATTTATTCCCTAATTATAATGCAGGTCAAAAAGACCAAACTGTTGTGAACCCTGAATTTCCCGAATACTTTAAGAATTACCTAAAACCCCAGGTAAAAGAGCTGTTGACCAATTACGGCGATATAGGCGTGGTTTGGTTCGACGGCGATTGGATTGCCGATTACACCACCGAAATGGGCAAGGAAATGTACGACTTCATCCGCGAGATCCAACCGAATACCATTATCAACAATAGGGTAGACAAGGGCCGTATGGGAATGGAAGGTATGGACCGCGAAGGGAATTTTGCAGGTGATTTCGGTACGCCCGAACAAGAGATACCGGCTACGGGCATCGATTCCGACTGGGAGTCTTGTATGACCATGAACGGGTCGTGGGGCTATAAACCTTCCGATAAAAACTGGAAAAGCAGTAAAAAGTTGATTCAGAACTTGGTAGATATCGTATCAAAAGGCGGTAATTTTCTTTTGAACATAGGTCCTGACGGACTTGGCCAGTTTCCCCCGGAAAGTGTAGAAAGATTAAAGGAAATTGGCGATTGGACCGATGTCAACGGTGAGGCCATTTACGGAAGCAGTGCCAGTCCTTACGACCGTCCTGAATGGGGGCGTTATACTATTAAGGATGATATTCTTTATGCCCATGTTTTTGATTGGCCGAAAGATGGACAATTGGTAATCAATAGGGATATCCAATTACAAAGGGCCTCGTTATTGGCCGACGGTACTAAACTGAAAGCGGGGCTCACCGATAAAGGCTTGACGATCCAGCTTCCGAAAACGGCACCTGATGCTGCCGTCAGCGTGATTAAAATGACCTTGTTGACTAAGGACGATTGGGCGAACTTTGGAAAATATAGGGCGGACAACGAGCAGTTACAAGCCCCTTCTAAAAAGGAAGATCGCGTAGTTTTTATGGGGAATAGCATTACCGAAGGCTGGGGAAAGCACCATGCCGAATTTTTTACCGAAAACCCCTCGTATATCAATCGCGGTATTAGTGGGCAGACAACTACTCAAATGCTATTGCGTTTCAGGCCTGACGTTATCGATTTAAAACCCAAGGCGGTCGTTATTTTGGCCGGTACCAATGATATTGCCGGTAACCGTGGGCCCATCAGCAACGATATGATCGCAAAGAATATCTTTTCAATGGCAGAGCTCGCCAAGGCCAATGGTATAAAGGTTGTGTTGGCCTCGGCATTACCGGCCAATAGCTATTCTTGGAGCCCCTCGATCGCACCCGCCGACCAGATTATCGAACTTAACAAAAGGATCAAGGCCTATGCCGATAAGAACAAGATCGTATACCTTGATTATTACACGCCTATGGTAGATGGTGAAAAAGGCTTGAAAAGCGAGTACGGTAGGGATAGCGTACATCCGAACCTTGAAGGGTACAAGGTTATGGAACCCTTGGTAAAAGAAGCGATCAAAAAAGCCTTAAAATGA